In a single window of the Rhodamnia argentea isolate NSW1041297 chromosome 2, ASM2092103v1, whole genome shotgun sequence genome:
- the LOC115738657 gene encoding transmembrane and coiled-coil domain-containing protein 4-like isoform X1 codes for MEASILTATQKYAACGLFALALHHSQKHQTRPWDTLAPLGEEPIGEGVSIDPRASDSEQPEFWVHEDSGLLWPVYRFLKVDERSWDGLKETAGSSSQVRHHVGAFLKLLTEDGEETCPERTNKELALAKAVDAMVLSVETSPVYEEDTRSDDYEKECREKCSDFQTNGSSEEVVKLDGTARAAGSKMTAEEDVPNKVLGTSEEFMEEGRMISRQRKVAVLYELLSACVADSSEDESKSPGRKGYDARHRVGLRLLATWLGIKWLEMEALEMIVACSMMSSLKVEGAKEEDTEVTENRWAKWKRGGIIGAAALGGGALMAITGGLAAPAIAQGMGALAPTLGSLIPAVGAGGFAAAATATGSAAGSAAVAASFGVAGAGLTGSKMARRIGGVEEFEFKVIGENHNQGQLAVEILVSGLAFESEDFVRPWEGYDSNLERYALQWESKNLIALSTAIQDWLTSRIAMELVKGGAMMTVLSTLVAALALPATLVTASDMIDSKWAIAIDRSDKAGELLSEVLLKGLQGNRPVTLIGFSLGARVIFKCLQFLAEASEDNARFVERVVLLGAPISIKDENWEIARKMVAGRFVNAYSTNDWTLGIAFRASLFSQGLAGIQSVNVPGVENVDVTELTDGHSSYLWTAKQILEQQELDSPYPVFRTKSAKIHDEKSCLTLA; via the exons ATGGAGGCCTCAATCCTCACGGCGACCCAGAAGTACGCGGCGTGCGGCCTCTTCGCCCTCGCGCTTCACCATTCCCAGAAGCACCAGACGCGGCCTTGGGATACTTTAGCTCCTCTCGGGGAAGAGCCGATCGGCGAGGGCGTGTCGATCGATCCCAGAGCTTCGGACTCGGAGCAGCCCGAGTTCTGGGTTCACGAAGACTCCGGCCTTCTTTGGCCCGTCTACAG GTTTTTGAAGGTCGATGAGCGATCCTGGGATGGTTTGAAGGAGACTGCAGGGTCTTCCTCACAAGTTAGGCATCATGTTGGAGCG TTCCTGAAACTGCTTACAGAGGATGGGGAAGAAACTTGTCCAGAAAGGACAAACAAGGAGCTAGCTTTGGCAAAGGCTGTTGATGCCATGGTGCTTAGTGTGGAAACTTCTCCTGTTTATGAAGAGGATACTAGGAGTGATGACTATGAAAAGGAGTGTCGAGAGAAATGTTCTGATTTCCAGACCAACGGATCATCTGAGGAAGTGGTGAAGCTGGATGGAACAGCTCGGGCAGCAGGTTCGAAGATGACTGCTGAAGAAGATGTTCCAAACAAAGTTCTTGGGACATCTGAGGAATTCATGGAAGAGGGAAGGATGATCAGTCGTCAGAGAAAAGTTGCAGTTCTTTATGAGCTTCTTTCAGCTTGTGTAGCGGACAGCTCTGAAGATGAGAGCAAATCACCTGGGAGGAAGGGCTATGATGCTAGACATCGCGTTGGGTTAAGGCTGCTGGCGACATGGCTTGGGATTAAATGGCTGGAAATG GAAGCTTTGGAGATGATTGTTGCTTGCTCTATGATGTCTTCATTGAAAGTAGAAGGTGCGAAGGAAGAAGATACTGAAGTCACAGAAAACCGTTGGGCTAAATGGAAGCGAGGAGGAATTATTGGTGCAGCGGCTTTAGGGGGAGGGGCCTTGATGGCCATCACCGGTG GGCTAGCTGCCCCGGCTATTGCACAGGGAATGGGAGCCCTGGCTCCAACCCTAGGAAGTCTCATCCCTGCTGTTGGAGCCGGTGGTTTTGCGGCAGCAGCAACTGCTACAGGATCAGCTGCAGGTTCTGCTGCGGTTGCTGCATCATTTGGAG TTGCTGGAGCTGGCCTTACAGGAAGTAAGATGGCCAGAAGAATTGGTGGCGTTGAGGAATTCGAGTTCAAAGTGATAGGCGAAAATCATAACCAAGGC CAATTGGCAGTTGAGATATTGGTTTCTGGACTTGCTTTCGAGAGCGAGGATTTTGTAAGGCCATGGGAAGGTTATGACAGTAACTTGGAAAG GTATGCACTGCAATGGGAGTCTAAGAATTTGATTGCTCTAAGCACTGCCATACAGGACTGGCTTACTTCAA GAATTGCTATGGAGTTAGTTAAAGGAGGTGCAATGATGACTGTTCTGAGCACGCTTGTGGCTGCATTAGCTTTACCAGCAACTCTGGTTACTGCATCGGACATGATAGACAGTAAATGGGCCATTGCTATTGACAG ATCAGATAAAGCAGGAGAACTGTTATCTGAAGTGTTACTGAAGGGATTGCAAGGTAACAG GCCCGTCACTCTCATAGGCTTCTCCCTGGGTGCCCGAGTCATTTTCAAATGTTTACAGTTTTTGGCTGAAGCAAGTGAAGATAATG CTAGATTTGTTGAAAGGGTGGTTCTTCTTGGAGCACCAATTTCAATCAAGGATGAAAATTGGGAGATAGCAAGAAAG ATGGTGGCAGGAAGGTTTGTCAATGCATATTCAACAAATGATTGGACCCTTGGTATTGCTTTCCGAGCCAG TTTGTTCTCTCAGGGGTTAGCTGGGATTCAATCTGTTAATGTTCCTGGCGTGGAGAAC GTCGATGTAACAGAGTTGACAGATGGTCACTCATCCTACCTCTGGACGGCAAAACAAATTTTGGAACAGCAAGAACTGGACAGTCCTTACCCCGTTTTCAGAACAAAAAGTGCGAAGATTCATGATGAAAAGAGTTGTCTTACCTTAGCCTGA
- the LOC115738657 gene encoding transmembrane and coiled-coil domain-containing protein 4-like isoform X2, with amino-acid sequence MVLSVETSPVYEEDTRSDDYEKECREKCSDFQTNGSSEEVVKLDGTARAAGSKMTAEEDVPNKVLGTSEEFMEEGRMISRQRKVAVLYELLSACVADSSEDESKSPGRKGYDARHRVGLRLLATWLGIKWLEMEALEMIVACSMMSSLKVEGAKEEDTEVTENRWAKWKRGGIIGAAALGGGALMAITGGLAAPAIAQGMGALAPTLGSLIPAVGAGGFAAAATATGSAAGSAAVAASFGVAGAGLTGSKMARRIGGVEEFEFKVIGENHNQGQLAVEILVSGLAFESEDFVRPWEGYDSNLERYALQWESKNLIALSTAIQDWLTSRIAMELVKGGAMMTVLSTLVAALALPATLVTASDMIDSKWAIAIDRSDKAGELLSEVLLKGLQGNRPVTLIGFSLGARVIFKCLQFLAEASEDNARFVERVVLLGAPISIKDENWEIARKMVAGRFVNAYSTNDWTLGIAFRASLFSQGLAGIQSVNVPGVENVDVTELTDGHSSYLWTAKQILEQQELDSPYPVFRTKSAKIHDEKSCLTLA; translated from the exons ATGGTGCTTAGTGTGGAAACTTCTCCTGTTTATGAAGAGGATACTAGGAGTGATGACTATGAAAAGGAGTGTCGAGAGAAATGTTCTGATTTCCAGACCAACGGATCATCTGAGGAAGTGGTGAAGCTGGATGGAACAGCTCGGGCAGCAGGTTCGAAGATGACTGCTGAAGAAGATGTTCCAAACAAAGTTCTTGGGACATCTGAGGAATTCATGGAAGAGGGAAGGATGATCAGTCGTCAGAGAAAAGTTGCAGTTCTTTATGAGCTTCTTTCAGCTTGTGTAGCGGACAGCTCTGAAGATGAGAGCAAATCACCTGGGAGGAAGGGCTATGATGCTAGACATCGCGTTGGGTTAAGGCTGCTGGCGACATGGCTTGGGATTAAATGGCTGGAAATG GAAGCTTTGGAGATGATTGTTGCTTGCTCTATGATGTCTTCATTGAAAGTAGAAGGTGCGAAGGAAGAAGATACTGAAGTCACAGAAAACCGTTGGGCTAAATGGAAGCGAGGAGGAATTATTGGTGCAGCGGCTTTAGGGGGAGGGGCCTTGATGGCCATCACCGGTG GGCTAGCTGCCCCGGCTATTGCACAGGGAATGGGAGCCCTGGCTCCAACCCTAGGAAGTCTCATCCCTGCTGTTGGAGCCGGTGGTTTTGCGGCAGCAGCAACTGCTACAGGATCAGCTGCAGGTTCTGCTGCGGTTGCTGCATCATTTGGAG TTGCTGGAGCTGGCCTTACAGGAAGTAAGATGGCCAGAAGAATTGGTGGCGTTGAGGAATTCGAGTTCAAAGTGATAGGCGAAAATCATAACCAAGGC CAATTGGCAGTTGAGATATTGGTTTCTGGACTTGCTTTCGAGAGCGAGGATTTTGTAAGGCCATGGGAAGGTTATGACAGTAACTTGGAAAG GTATGCACTGCAATGGGAGTCTAAGAATTTGATTGCTCTAAGCACTGCCATACAGGACTGGCTTACTTCAA GAATTGCTATGGAGTTAGTTAAAGGAGGTGCAATGATGACTGTTCTGAGCACGCTTGTGGCTGCATTAGCTTTACCAGCAACTCTGGTTACTGCATCGGACATGATAGACAGTAAATGGGCCATTGCTATTGACAG ATCAGATAAAGCAGGAGAACTGTTATCTGAAGTGTTACTGAAGGGATTGCAAGGTAACAG GCCCGTCACTCTCATAGGCTTCTCCCTGGGTGCCCGAGTCATTTTCAAATGTTTACAGTTTTTGGCTGAAGCAAGTGAAGATAATG CTAGATTTGTTGAAAGGGTGGTTCTTCTTGGAGCACCAATTTCAATCAAGGATGAAAATTGGGAGATAGCAAGAAAG ATGGTGGCAGGAAGGTTTGTCAATGCATATTCAACAAATGATTGGACCCTTGGTATTGCTTTCCGAGCCAG TTTGTTCTCTCAGGGGTTAGCTGGGATTCAATCTGTTAATGTTCCTGGCGTGGAGAAC GTCGATGTAACAGAGTTGACAGATGGTCACTCATCCTACCTCTGGACGGCAAAACAAATTTTGGAACAGCAAGAACTGGACAGTCCTTACCCCGTTTTCAGAACAAAAAGTGCGAAGATTCATGATGAAAAGAGTTGTCTTACCTTAGCCTGA